The DNA region CCGTGGTGATGATGTCTTCAAACATGTCGTCCGAGCCCAATACACCGCCGGATTGATCAACGGCCAACCCGTCCCCGGGTACCGCGAGGCTGAGGGGGTTCCCAAGGATTCGACCACCGAGACCTTCGTGGCCCTTCAGGTGAACATCGACAACTGGCGCTGGGCGGGAGTCCCCTTCTTCATCCGCACAGCCAAGCGTATGCCCAAGGGCGGCACCGAGATCGCCATTACATTCAAGAGCGTACCGCCCGTCCTCTTTAACCGGAGCGGCGAAGGCCTCGACGAGAACGTCCTCGTGATACGCATCCAGCCCGACGAGGGAATCTCCCTTCGCATGAGCGCGAAGATGCCCGGCTCCAGCCTGCGTATCGAGCCCGTGAAGATGGACTTCCATTACGGAACCTCCTTCGGCAAAGCAACCCCAGAGGCCTACGAGCGCCTCCTGCTCGACGCGATGTCGGGCGACGCCACCCTCTTCGCGCGCCGCGACGAAGTGGAAGAGGCCTGGGCCTTCGTGGACGGGATTGAAGAGGCTTGGAAGACACGCTCCGACGACCTTGCCTTCCACACGGCCGGATCCTGGGGACCGGCAGAGGCGGCCGACCTGGCCGCACGTCACGGCGTCACCTGGAGGAGGATGTGAGCTTTATTCCCGGCATCCCGGTGCCGATCGGCGGCATCGAAAAAGCACTTGGTAAACTCTGGGAAGAGAGCGGCGAGAGCAAGACCCGCGCATCCCTTATCAACCTGGCCATCTATAACGAGAAGCCCGGGTCCCTCGAGCGCAACACCGAGACAATCCGTGGGATCGCGGGTGAGCACGCGATGCGGGCCATCCTTATTGAGGCCGATCCCAAGGCCGAAGGGAGCAGCGCCGAGGCGTGGATCACCATGCACTGCTACCTGAGAGGGGCCAAGGGGGGCTCCGTCTGCAGCGAGCAGATCTGCTTTCAGCTTGCCGGCATGGCAGCTCGTTCCCTTCAAAGCGTCGTATTCTCGCATCTCGATTCTGACCTACCGCTGGTACTCTGGTGGCAGGCCGATTTCCATCCCCCCATCGACGGCAAGCTCTGGCGCTGGGTTGACAGGTTGCTCTTTGACAGCAGGCACTGGAAGAATCCCAAGGAACAATTCGGCTTGATCAGACAGATTGCCGGACTCGCCGAAGCCCGCACCGTACTCTGCGATCTGAACTGGGCCCGCTCCCTTCCCGTACGGCAGGCCTTGGCTGCTATCTTCGACATTCCCGGCAACTTGTCAGAGCTTCTGCTCCTGCGGAAACTGGAACTCGATTATGCCCATGGATCGCGCACCACAGCCCTGCTCCTGGTAGGATGGTTGGCCGACCGCCTCGGATGGAGCCTCTCCAATCCATCGGCCAATCCGGAGTTCCGTGATGCCCTGGGCAACATCGTTAGCGTGGAACTGAAAGAGACCGAGGGAGCCAGCATCTCCCGCATGAACCTCGTTTCCGAGAATGCCGAGTTTCATCTCCTGAGAGAATCGGGTTCCGATCTCTATGTCACCACAGCGCAGGGAACGAGCATCGCACCCACCAGCAGGATGGTCCGCGCACCCCGTGAAGAGACCCGCGAGATTCTCCTGGCCGAACTCTCCCGCGGAGGACGCCACCC from Verrucomicrobiota bacterium includes:
- a CDS encoding glucose-6-phosphate dehydrogenase assembly protein OpcA, which translates into the protein MSFIPGIPVPIGGIEKALGKLWEESGESKTRASLINLAIYNEKPGSLERNTETIRGIAGEHAMRAILIEADPKAEGSSAEAWITMHCYLRGAKGGSVCSEQICFQLAGMAARSLQSVVFSHLDSDLPLVLWWQADFHPPIDGKLWRWVDRLLFDSRHWKNPKEQFGLIRQIAGLAEARTVLCDLNWARSLPVRQALAAIFDIPGNLSELLLLRKLELDYAHGSRTTALLLVGWLADRLGWSLSNPSANPEFRDALGNIVSVELKETEGASISRMNLVSENAEFHLLRESGSDLYVTTAQGTSIAPTSRMVRAPREETREILLAELSRGGRHPLYTKAVKAVEALWA